The genomic window CAGGGTATCAACTTTCGTAGACAATTTTTCATCTCCCTTTTTATTTAGAATTTATAGTTCATCTGAACTATTAAGTGGCGAAGACTTTTAACACATCCTCTAAGAAAAATTATTAGTTGAGTGCAGATGCGATGTCTACGACAAGGCTTTCGCCAACGCATCTCCAAGTTCACGTAATGTTCTCTCTCGTGCAAAGTCAGCCGCTGCCCGTGCCGACTCTGCCAGAATTGTGTCAGTGTTTGGCGTTAGCTTCAAAGCCCCACCTAAATAACCCAGTGCCTTAACATAACAATCAGATAAATTGGTCGAAGCTAACCGCTTTACAGTTTGGTAATCACCATTTACAAAGGCAGATAAAGCCTTGGCGTGTAAATCATTTCCGGGTTCGGGAACATCCAAAACATTCAGGATTGCCTCAATAGCTTTATTTACCTTTTCTAGTGTCAGTTCTTGTTGTACAGCTTGCACCATTGTTTTTACTCCTAAGTCCAGGTTTCAAAATTTTTAGCTCTAATCTGGGGCAAATAGAGTATGTCCCAGTTACAATCCAAATGCTATTTTACGATTTGTGACACAAAACCAACAGCATTATTCCGGTCATAATTAAGGGACTGACAAAAAATAAATTATCCAAAATTATTTGTACATTTGTAGGGGCGCAAGGCCTTGCGCCCCTACGTTCGCGGAGCGTCCCGCAGGGATGGGATATTTTTTTAACTGGAAGTCCCTAATGAATCGCAATTCTCAGAAAAGCTAGATTTTGCTCCCTGATCTCCCCCATGCCCTCAACGTTCAACCAAAAACAGTCACGAGACTAGTTCGTGACTGCTAACAAGATTGGTCAATTAACTGATTGTTTCTACTTTACATATCTGGCACAAGCCACGTAGACGCAAAGCAGCTTGCCAAAAAGCATCGCAGCCAGTTCAAAACTGGCAATTCATTAAGCTTTAGCCAAATTTTCAGCAACAAAGTCCCAGTTCACCAACTGTTCTAGGAAATTCTTGATAAACGCTGGACGAGCGTTTTTGTAGTCAATGTAGTAAGCGTGTTCCCAAACATCCAAGGTTAGGAGTGCCTTCTGTCCATGAGCTAGTGGATTTTCTGCATTTGGTGTTTTAATCACCTTCAGCGTACCACCATCATCAATCAGCCAAGACCATCCGCTGCCAAATTGAGTTGTGGCTGCATTAGAGAATTCTTCCTTGAATTTATCAAAGCTACCAAAGTCTTTATCAATCTTGGCTGCGATTTCACCAGTGGGTGCGCCGCCACCTGCGGGTTTTAAAGAATTCCAGAAGAAGGTGTGGTTCCAAACTTGAGCGGCGTTGTTAAAGATTCCCGCCTTAGAGGAGTCTTTAAAGGAAATTTTGATCACTTCTTCCAGAGACTTATCGGCAAGTTCAGTACCTTCAGTGAGCTTGTTCAGGTTGTCTACATAAGCTTTGTGATGCTTGCCATAGTGATACTCGAAAGTCTCAGCTTTCATGCCATAAGGCTCTAGAGCATTTTTGTCAAAGGGTAGTGGTTCTTGTACAAATACCATTGTGTGAAATCCTCTCTTTATCGGTTTCCAGTTGAAAGCTATTGCAGAAGCTTAGGAAATTAGCAGCTTTTGTTTTTGAAAGTTTTATGTCTTTCATTATGGAACATAAAACTTAACATCGTCATTCTACTACCAAAGTGAAGATCAAAGTGAAGATGAAAACAAAGTACTTTTGTGATAAGTCAAATCGCTAGTAATTAATGATTATAAATAAATATGGCTAATATTTCATCGCTAGAGACCGATAATTAATTAGCATTTAGCAATTCAAGCTTTCATACTTCTATCTTTAGTAGGATTAATTGAGATGTGAAAAATCAGTCGAAAGCGAGATGATTTAATACTTAAATCATCTAATATTTCTAGTACAAGGCTTAATTTCCAATGAAAATAGCCAATAGTTAAATTATCTATTTTGTTTTTAAATGCAGTTTTGAGGATGGTAAGTGAATAATCACTCACCCACCATCCTTTGAAACTAAAAAACTAACAGCAAATAGCGGTGATTACCACTGAGATAAACGCTGCTGGTAATAGTTAACAATTTGTGCGGTGACTTCAGAGACGTCTAAACCATCGGTTTGAACTTCGATCGCATCCGTTGCTTTTTGCAAAGGAGAAACTTTGCGTGTACTATCTTTCCAGTCACGTTCGGCAATGTCGTGTTCCAGCTGCTCTAAACTCACTTCGGGTTGACCTTGTTTGTTAAAGTCTTGCTGGCGGCGACGGGCGCGTTCACTTACAGAAGCGGTTAAGAAGATTTTAACTTCGGCATCGGGGAACACGTGAGTACCGATATCCCGACCTTCAGCTACTAAACCACCTCTTTTACCCCAGTTTTGCTGTTGTTTAACTAATGCTTGACGGACAGCGCTTTGTGCCGCGATCGCCGATACAAGAGATGTTACCTCAATCGTGCGAATTGCCTGGGTAACATCGATACCGTTAATCCGAACCCGCACTGTCGATTCTAAATCCTGGGTAGGAGTAAGTTCAATTTTACACTGGCTAGTTAATTCGGCGATCGCACACTCATCGTCAATGGCAATCCCCTTTTGCAGTACTAACCAAGTGACAGCACGGTACATCGCTCCTGTATCTAAATACACTAGACTTAGGTTTGCTGCCACTTGACGCGCCACTGTAGATTTTCCAGCACCGGCTGGGCCATCAATGGCGATAATAGGTTGACGCTCGCGCAATATCGTATTGTCAATCAAACGTGTAGAACCAAGACGAGCTGCGATCGCCAACATTCCTTCCTCCTCAACTTTTTCTAAAGACATCAACGTAGTCGGTTCAACCAATTCAATATATTCCACTGAGATCGTGCTGACCATTGCCACTTCTTGCTGTACCACTGCTATCAACTTGTTGCTATTGCGATCGCCTGCAATGAATGCAGCTTCAGCTCGTCGCAAGCCGCGATATAACACCGCTGCTTGCTCTTTTGCCGTTGCAGTCAAATATTGATTACGAGAACTGAAAGCAAGACCCGACGCTTCCCGTACTGTTGGACAAGCAACAATTTCTACTGGCAAATTTAAATCAGCTACTAAGCGTTTAATAATTGCCAGTTGCTGACCATCCTTTTGACCAAAGTAGGCACGGTCAGGCTGTACCAAGTTGAAAAGTTTGGTCACAATCGTAGCGACACCCTGAAAGTGACCTAGCCGAGAACGACCACACAAGCCTGTTATCATAGCAGATGGGGGGATAACTTGTGTAACCTTTGATTCTTGTATACTTTTGTGGGGAACTGCCATTTCTTCGGGAGTTGGCGCAAAAATGGCATCTACCCCAGCTTGTTCGCAAAATTGTTGGTCTTGCTCTAAAGTGCGAGGGTAGCGTTGATAATCCTCGTTGGGAGCAAATTGCAGGGGATTGACGAAAATACTAACAATCACCGTAGAATTTTCTTGCCGCGCCCGTTGGATTAAGCTTAAATGACCTTGATGCAAATTCCCCATCGTTGGCACCAGACCGACTGCCGTCTGATACCAGTTAGTCATCTCATCTAGTCTCAGATCCTCAGTAACTGCCATCAGCTTGTTTTCTGAGCACCGTTTAGTTAAATAGCAGCGTAAAGCTGCGACTGTTGTCAGCAGGCGCACAAAAATACCCCTAGTTCTTATCGATCCCTCCCCCGCTAGTTTATATCTGAAATAGAGGGAAGAGATGCTTGAACTAGGGGAATTAAGTGATCCTGAACTGGCGATTGAGCAAAACAGTTGCGAGTTCTGAGTTCCGGTTCTGAGTAAAGAAGTGAGATTCCCTACTCAGAACTTGACTGAGCGCTCACACCGAAGTCACTCAGCACTTGATTATTTCTCTAAGACTTCAATATGCACTTGTGCCACGCCACTGCCCATCATTCCCAAAATCCGAGCCGCACCAGCAGACAGGTCGATGACTCGCCCGCGAATGAACGGGCCTCGGTCATTAATCCGCACCACTACAGAACGACCATTGTAGGTGTTAGTTACACGAACTTGCGTACCAAAGGGTAAGCTGCGATGGGCGGCAGTCATTTCTTCTGGATTGAACCTCTGACCGCTAGCAGTACGATTACCAGAACCATCATAGCCGTAATAGGAAGCCATGCCTCCGAAAGAGATTCGTACTGGGCCGACGGCAATCTGTTTTGGCAATTTAGGTATTGATACTGGTAGACGCACTGGTAAATTCGTAATTTCTTTTAAGGGAGATGCATTACCTAGTAGCCTCCGCAGGCGATTGGTTGCTTGCAATGCATCTTGCGCCAGATTGTTGGTAGTACCTGCTAATCGCGTATCTTCGTTGATTTCGACCAATTCTTCGCCATTAATTTTGATTACATAGCGATCGCCATCTTGCTGGACGGGAGCGCTTTTATTTTGCGCTTGATTGGCAGTAGATTCGCCCCCTGCTTTCCAACTTACGGTAATCTTACTCCCGTCCACATTTTCTCGGTTCAACTGGTTGATCTTAGCTGCTATTACACCAGCTATCTGAACCGGATCATTGTCAACAGAGCTAATCTGGTTAGTTACATCCGTTAAGTTCCCAGTACTCACCGTCTTTGGTGAATTGCTAGCAATAAGGGCGTACGATTGTACGCCCCCAGTATCTCCAATTGCCCCAACTTTTTTAGTTTCAACGCTCGTATCTGGTAGAGAACTCAAAAAGGTGAGAACAGGTATATTTCGGATAAAAAGGGTTGCTGCCTTACGTCCTCCAATGTTGTGAGGATGAATTTGGGTAATCACAGCATCCAAGGTTTGTTTCCCTGCTCTGGATTGGTACTCTCCCACCTTCACCACATCAGGGGCAGGCAATTTTTGGGAAGCTAGCACATTTCCCTTGATGGTTTGAGTGCAACCGACTGAGGGTATGCCCAAAACAGCCATAGACAGGGTAACAATAATCCACAAATGTCTTTGATTCATGCGTCCGTTTTTAAAGCGACTGTAGAACTTAAGTTTTATAACTCGCGGGATTTTTCACTAGTGAGAGTGACTTCCCTCCTGATAACTCGAACTCGTTCCGTCTTCACTTTTTATTTATAACTGCAACAGACTAGCATGAACCTTTTGGCTTGGGGATCAGGGTTTTAGCGTAATAATTGGCAACTTGATTCAATTTAAATTCCAATTTCAAGGGCGAAACCTTTCTCAAATGGGGACTTTGGCTATGTAACGCTTTTTAATGCAAGTCAAAAATTTCTTAAAAAAACTTTACATTTATTGCACACCAAAGTGACGATACCCTATTCACATCGCTTCTAACGGCTCGCAACTACCACTGTATTATAGAAAACATCCCTATCAACTATTTACCATCAAACCCCAATATAATAACTTTAATGAAATGGCATCAGCATAAATACTTAAAAGTACTTAATTAATGAAATATTTAGATTTACCTATGAATAAGTCGTGATAGGAGTTACATCTCAAATAATTATACAAATTAGTTTGAGTTTAATATCTTTTTTCAAAGTTTTTTCTACTGACATTAATCATGACTTTTATTATCCATGACTAGACTAAATTTAGTGATAAATGTAACCTATTATGACAGTATTGCTGAGTATAAAAAAAAGGAGGATACTCAACTTAATATTTTTTGTGATTAATCATGAAAAAATTAGTAAATCTTGGCGATCGCTTGGAGATAAAAATTATAAGGTATTAAAAAAAACAAGAGTCATTTTTTGCCCTAAGTAGTTGCTCAAAAATGATTTTTGAGAGCAAGCTGTTTTTTCAACTGTAGAGATGTGGGGCTGTGCCCTTTCAAGGTGAACGTTTGTACTATGAAAGAAATGATATTTTAACCCAATTTTGGTATTTTGGCGGCTGCGTAGGCATAGCCTGCCGTAGGCATCGCTTAATTTACAGTCCCAAAATTTGGAGTTGAATGGATAAATTCTTTGTTCAATTCCAGCCGATGCGTGAAATGCCGTAAAAACGTTGATAGTACATATGCTCACCTTAAAAGGGCTAGTCCTAAAATCTTAAGGTTGTCTTTTTTGGCAAGTTGATGGTTCCAATTTTGATTTCTGGCAAGATTATGATTCCAATTTTTTAATTAGGGTTGCGATCGCATTTATTAGACACACTACCTTTGATTTCGACACTTTACAGATGTACGGAGCTTATTCAAAAATCAAATAAGATTCCTATATACTAGGTAATTTGGGAAATGCTATCAGCCTGATGACAAGCCAAGCAAATCAAGGAGATTTAGAAATAGATCCATCGCCATTAAAAGCTATTCTCAACGAGTTGCATTCCCAGTACAAGTTACTGCAAGAGGGTGCAGTAGCGAAATACATTCCAGAACTGGCAAAGGCCAACCCGGAATTGTTCAGCATTTGCATTGTGACAGTAGATGGTCAGGTATACAAAGTTGGGAACTACGATCAACTCTTTACCATTCAGTCAATTTCCAAGGTGTTTGCTTATGGACTTGCTCTAGAAGATCATGGACTGGATTACGTTTTGACTAGAGTTGGCGTGGAACCGACAGGGGATGCATTCAACGCGATTATTTTGGATGAGCAATCAAAGCGACCTTATAACCCAATGGTAAATGCTGGAGCGATCGCCACCACCAGCTTAATCAAAGGTTTCGGCCCAACTGAACGCCTTAACCGAATGCTAGATATGTTCCGGCGATATATTGGCCGCGACGTGTACGTTGATATTTCAGTTTTTACCTCAGAACGGAGTACAGGGCATCGCAACCGCGCAATGGCGTATCTGATGCTCAACTTTGGGATGATTGACCGGAATATTGAAGAGGCGCTGGATCTTTATTTTCAGCAGTGTGCTGTGATGGTGAATTGCCAAGACTTAGCGGTGATGGCGGCTACCCTTGCTAACAGAGGTATTAACCCGATTACAAAAGAACAGGCGGTAAATAAGCATTACATCAAAGATATTCTGAGTGTTATGTATACCTGTGGAATGTACAACTTTGCAGGTGAGTGGGCTTATAAAATTGGTATTCCGGCGAAAAGCGGTATTAGTGGTGGGATTATCGCCGTTGTACCCAATAAGATGGGCATTGGAGTTTTTTCGCCGCTGCTGGATGTGCGTGGTAACAGTGTGCGGGGGGTAAAGGTGTGTGAAGAACTTTCCCAACGGTTAGGTTTACATCTATTTGATTGTTCAGGTCAAGAGGCGAAATTTGATTGAAGGAGGCAGAAGAATTTTAGATTTTAGATTTTGGATTGAACAATAAACCTCTTGCACGAATGCAAAACTACCCTCAACCCCCAACCCCTTCTCCCAATTTTGGGAGAAGGGGAGGCAATTTCAAAGTCCCTCTCCCAAGGATGGGAGAGAGATTTAGGGTGAGGGCTTTTGATTTATGCAAGAGGTCTAATCTTAGTAAACCAAAAAGTTTTTTAGAAGCCTTATCAAGCGGACATTTCACTGAAATCTAGGGATATCACAAAACAACGTTTTGTTGAGCATTTCAGACGATACCCCTAGCTACCTTTAAGCGACGCCGATAGCGAAGCGGTAGCGAGTCATCGAGCGTCATAGCCCGTCATAGACATCGCTCTAAGATTCCTTTAAAACCAATGGTGAATACTCCTAATTCCCGATGGCTGAAACCCTTGTTTTTACGTTGGTTTTTAAAAGTTTGTGGTTTACTGAATCTAAAATTTATTAGCGATCGCAAAATAACACTATATAGATAGCGTACAACTCACCTTGATAAATGCGATCGCCTGTCCTCTCTTGACCTCCATTAACGAAACCAACTATAGCGGTTCTCGCTTGGGTGCAGTACAGTTTTGACCTCACTCCTTTTAGGAGAGAGGCTTTGAATCTTACTCCCCTTCCCTTGAAGGGAAGGGGCTGGGGGTTAGGTCTGTATTCCATGCAATTGGGAACCGCTATATTTGTCCGATTTCATCTTCAGCAACATAGGTGAAATTCTCTTGAGCTATATTGCTGAAAATTTTTACCCATTTTGTCTCTCTTTCTTCATCGGATAAATCTGCCAGAAACTTTGCTGGCATAACAGCTATTTTCAGGTAAATAGACCACGCGGTAGGGGCGCAAGGCCTTGCGCCCCTACGACAGATGTGGTTCAAATACTTGAATTCTGCTGTAAGTTGCTGTACGGTTGTCCGCCAAGCGTCTACATGCATAGCGATTGCGGGTGCATCGGCTAAGTTGGCTTCCCGGATCACCATCAGCTATTTCCTGGCAAGAGTTCGATATTGCTTTCTGGCTAGTTTACAATTCTTCTGCTTGGGGAAGCGGGAAGATTTCACCAGCCAAGTAAGCTTGAAAGTGCTTTTGGAAGTATAACCAGGAAGTCATATCTTCTCCATCTGTCAATGCTTTTGGGGCTTTTTTATATAGAGGAATACGGTTATTAATTTCGTCTTGCAGCAGTTGGGGCAGTTCTGTTAAACCATTGACCTTACTGCCAACAGCACTGTAGATCAGATTACCGGGGCGATCGCCCATTTTCATCCAGGGAAGCCATTGACCAATCCTATCCCAACTCAGTTTGAGTTGAGAAACTGAGGAGAGGGCTGTGTTGAATAAATCTGCGGTTGGCACAGTTAATTTAAACAATTCGGCTGCCTGATAAATTGGATTTGGGCTGTATTCGGCAAATTTTGGATCGTCTGCTAAAGGATTGGGGTAATAGGGAAATATATCAAAAACGAAGGTTGTGCTGTCACCATCTACTTGTGCGGGAAAATTTCCATCGAATTTACCCTGCACTGGATTATTGGCAACGTGAATCACCGGAACTGTTTCGCCTGTCCAAGGATTCTCCCATTTGGGCAAAACCTCATCTGTTTTTGGGTTGAGATAGTAAGTCAGTTCCCTAGAAGTAAAATCCCAGCTACCTTCTGCTGTGGGAATACATCGGCTAACACTCAATCCCAGCATCTTAAACAGGAGTTGTCTTTTCTCACCGGGGATAAAGGCGTAAATTTTACCTTTCCAAATCAGGAAAGTGGATTCGCTAGGGTCGAGGGAAGAACGAGTTTTAACCCAGTGCTGGGCTTCAAGTTCTTGGATTTGGGCAACCATCTAAAGCATCCTTAGTATCTGGATAACAAAAGAATAAGCTAATCAGCATTCAAGTTGCATCTTTGGGAGTTAGAGACGCGATTAATCGCGTCTGTACAGGAGTTAGAAGTAGAGACGCGATTAATCGCGTCTGTACAAGAGTTTTATTTGTTGGAAGAATAGTTTGAGCTTCTCTTCATCTAATTTGCCATTGCTGCCAACGGCGCTACACAAATCAAGTCCGAAAGGAGCAACTTGCCCAACTGCGATCGCCACATTCTCAGGTTTCAGTCCTCCAGCTAAGAAAACTGGCATGTTTACTAGCTCAAGGATTTTGGCGCTAACGAGTTTTTGATACTCGCTGACGAGTCTTTTAGCTGCGTGAACGAGTCTTTGATACTCGCTGACGAGTCTTTTAGCTGCGTTAATGAGTCTTTGATACTCGCTGACGAGTCTTTTAGCTGCGTTAATGAGTCTTTGATACTCGCTGACGAGTCTTTTAGCTGCGTTAATGAGTCTTTGATACTCGCTGACGAGTCTTTTAGCTGCGTTAATGAGTCTTTGATACTCGCTGACGAGTCTTTTAGCTCCGTGAACGAGTCTTTGTACTCCGTTAATGAGTCTTTACCTTTAAACTGGCTTTGAAACTTGCTCATCCAAACGGCGAAACAAAAACACCCAGAGTGGTAAAGAACTGTTAATCGCAATCAATCGCACTAAATGACCAGTTGTGACAATTTCAACATTATGATTCAATGCTAGGGAAACCAAGATCATTTCTGCTGATCCTCCTGGTGCTGTGACTAAGAGACAGGTTAACCAGTCCCAAGAGGTTAATTGCATTGCAAGTATAGCAGCGATCACTCCGGCCACAAGGGTCATCGCCACAGACATCAAGGCATAGCTGACAGTCTGCTTTTTAAAGTTGGGTTTGTCTCCCCAATACTCACCAATAGTAATTCCCAGGAGCATTTGACCTAATAAGTTAATTAAAGGCGGCGGACTAAAGCTAATATCACCCACGAAAGGCAGCCAATGTAGCAAAGGATTAAACCCGATACCAATTAACAATGCACCAAAGAAATCACCAGCGGGAATTTTAAATAATATAGCGGGATAAACTACTAATCCAGTGATTAGCAGTACTAACAAAAGTAATTCTAGTTGAGATGGATCAAGATTGAGCCAAGCACCTTTGATCGGGAGTGTTTGGGGATAGTAATTACCAACAGATGTCTTAGCGATGAAGGGAATTAGAACAACTACTGAGGTGACGCGAATCGCCTGAACTAGGGCAACTAAGGTAACATTTTTATTGTAATCGGCGGCGATCGCTGCCATAATTCCGACACCGCCAGGAACTGTAGCCAGCATTGCTGTCATTAGGTTGGTTTTGCTGAGGCGGGAGTAAATATAACCAATACAGCTTCCACTCAGCAGCAGAAACAAGGTAAGAAAAATAAATATCGGAATAGCAGAAGTAACACTAGCTAGATTACTGTGGGCACTGGAAGCGCCAACAGTT from Nostoc sp. UHCC 0926 includes these protein-coding regions:
- a CDS encoding superoxide dismutase; its protein translation is MVFVQEPLPFDKNALEPYGMKAETFEYHYGKHHKAYVDNLNKLTEGTELADKSLEEVIKISFKDSSKAGIFNNAAQVWNHTFFWNSLKPAGGGAPTGEIAAKIDKDFGSFDKFKEEFSNAATTQFGSGWSWLIDDGGTLKVIKTPNAENPLAHGQKALLTLDVWEHAYYIDYKNARPAFIKNFLEQLVNWDFVAENLAKA
- a CDS encoding bifunctional pantoate--beta-alanine ligase/(d)CMP kinase, encoding MRLLTTVAALRCYLTKRCSENKLMAVTEDLRLDEMTNWYQTAVGLVPTMGNLHQGHLSLIQRARQENSTVIVSIFVNPLQFAPNEDYQRYPRTLEQDQQFCEQAGVDAIFAPTPEEMAVPHKSIQESKVTQVIPPSAMITGLCGRSRLGHFQGVATIVTKLFNLVQPDRAYFGQKDGQQLAIIKRLVADLNLPVEIVACPTVREASGLAFSSRNQYLTATAKEQAAVLYRGLRRAEAAFIAGDRNSNKLIAVVQQEVAMVSTISVEYIELVEPTTLMSLEKVEEEGMLAIAARLGSTRLIDNTILRERQPIIAIDGPAGAGKSTVARQVAANLSLVYLDTGAMYRAVTWLVLQKGIAIDDECAIAELTSQCKIELTPTQDLESTVRVRINGIDVTQAIRTIEVTSLVSAIAAQSAVRQALVKQQQNWGKRGGLVAEGRDIGTHVFPDAEVKIFLTASVSERARRRQQDFNKQGQPEVSLEQLEHDIAERDWKDSTRKVSPLQKATDAIEVQTDGLDVSEVTAQIVNYYQQRLSQW
- a CDS encoding septal ring lytic transglycosylase RlpA family protein; protein product: MNQRHLWIIVTLSMAVLGIPSVGCTQTIKGNVLASQKLPAPDVVKVGEYQSRAGKQTLDAVITQIHPHNIGGRKAATLFIRNIPVLTFLSSLPDTSVETKKVGAIGDTGGVQSYALIASNSPKTVSTGNLTDVTNQISSVDNDPVQIAGVIAAKINQLNRENVDGSKITVSWKAGGESTANQAQNKSAPVQQDGDRYVIKINGEELVEINEDTRLAGTTNNLAQDALQATNRLRRLLGNASPLKEITNLPVRLPVSIPKLPKQIAVGPVRISFGGMASYYGYDGSGNRTASGQRFNPEEMTAAHRSLPFGTQVRVTNTYNGRSVVVRINDRGPFIRGRVIDLSAGAARILGMMGSGVAQVHIEVLEK
- the glsA gene encoding glutaminase A codes for the protein MTSQANQGDLEIDPSPLKAILNELHSQYKLLQEGAVAKYIPELAKANPELFSICIVTVDGQVYKVGNYDQLFTIQSISKVFAYGLALEDHGLDYVLTRVGVEPTGDAFNAIILDEQSKRPYNPMVNAGAIATTSLIKGFGPTERLNRMLDMFRRYIGRDVYVDISVFTSERSTGHRNRAMAYLMLNFGMIDRNIEEALDLYFQQCAVMVNCQDLAVMAATLANRGINPITKEQAVNKHYIKDILSVMYTCGMYNFAGEWAYKIGIPAKSGISGGIIAVVPNKMGIGVFSPLLDVRGNSVRGVKVCEELSQRLGLHLFDCSGQEAKFD
- a CDS encoding DUF1838 domain-containing protein is translated as MVAQIQELEAQHWVKTRSSLDPSESTFLIWKGKIYAFIPGEKRQLLFKMLGLSVSRCIPTAEGSWDFTSRELTYYLNPKTDEVLPKWENPWTGETVPVIHVANNPVQGKFDGNFPAQVDGDSTTFVFDIFPYYPNPLADDPKFAEYSPNPIYQAAELFKLTVPTADLFNTALSSVSQLKLSWDRIGQWLPWMKMGDRPGNLIYSAVGSKVNGLTELPQLLQDEINNRIPLYKKAPKALTDGEDMTSWLYFQKHFQAYLAGEIFPLPQAEEL
- a CDS encoding AbrB family transcriptional regulator, translating into MNQSVSVAPNLEEHTHENPVITKQQLFAKQLIVLVLEILLALPLGLLLAKFQIGRIAWIFGGIAAGTLVLQGCRIFYQYSPQPNRTARKVGMALVGLTVGASSAHSNLASVTSAIPIFIFLTLFLLLSGSCIGYIYSRLSKTNLMTAMLATVPGGVGIMAAIAADYNKNVTLVALVQAIRVTSVVVLIPFIAKTSVGNYYPQTLPIKGAWLNLDPSQLELLLLVLLITGLVVYPAILFKIPAGDFFGALLIGIGFNPLLHWLPFVGDISFSPPPLINLLGQMLLGITIGEYWGDKPNFKKQTVSYALMSVAMTLVAGVIAAILAMQLTSWDWLTCLLVTAPGGSAEMILVSLALNHNVEIVTTGHLVRLIAINSSLPLWVFLFRRLDEQVSKPV